A DNA window from Euzebyales bacterium contains the following coding sequences:
- a CDS encoding SufE family protein gives MSSTDLRGRLAAIADEFRAAPDDLRIELLLEYAESLRPLPDDLDSSSMEQVVECQTPFFLHAAVANGDTVQVWFDCPPEAPTTRAFAGILADGLDGAPAEEVLAVPEDLADRMGLGHTISPLRLRGMTAIIARLKRQVRAQLDARR, from the coding sequence ATGAGCAGCACCGACCTGCGCGGCAGGCTCGCCGCGATCGCCGACGAGTTCCGTGCGGCGCCGGACGATCTGCGCATCGAGCTGCTGCTCGAGTACGCCGAGTCGCTGCGGCCGCTGCCCGACGACCTCGACAGCTCGAGCATGGAACAGGTCGTCGAGTGCCAGACGCCGTTCTTCCTGCACGCGGCCGTCGCGAACGGCGACACGGTGCAGGTGTGGTTCGACTGCCCGCCCGAGGCCCCGACGACCCGGGCATTCGCCGGCATCCTCGCCGACGGGCTCGACGGCGCGCCGGCCGAGGAGGTGCTGGCGGTCCCCGAGGACCTCGCCGACCGCATGGGCCTCGGGCACACGATCAGCCCGCTGCGCCTGCGTGGGATGACGGCGATCATCGCGCGCCTCAAGCGTCAGGTGCGTGCGCAGCTCGACGCCAGGCGCTAG